From one Marinobacter sp. LV10MA510-1 genomic stretch:
- a CDS encoding LysR family transcriptional regulator: MDLDIDCLRSFITVSELSSFSKAALRRHRVQSAISWQIKKLEQQVGTSLFQRHSKGVSLTRAGKLFLKRACQIVEINEIAISELSGLATEQKVIIGTSDAFLASFVPHLLRSCRKSLPSLSIEVISGYSEQIWRSYSAGEIDIALTQNCPGTISSRLLLSSPMVWIAPNEHFCWEAEQLKIACFTTGCSDRSLITSALDNFGLEYEVAFSASSLAGVLSAVEHSFAISAIPHIALGEGVSILDNIGTLPKLGNVDISVAAKYTNSGDPIRAVESAIIEFFAEKDESKQLSPHLQRDSEVNAKPPWRISVRG; the protein is encoded by the coding sequence ATGGACCTCGATATCGATTGTTTGCGCAGCTTCATCACGGTATCCGAATTAAGTAGCTTTTCGAAGGCGGCTTTGCGCCGGCACCGCGTCCAGTCAGCTATCAGTTGGCAAATTAAGAAGCTTGAACAACAGGTAGGGACCTCACTTTTTCAGAGGCACAGCAAAGGCGTGAGTCTGACACGCGCTGGCAAGCTTTTTCTGAAAAGAGCTTGCCAGATTGTGGAAATAAACGAGATTGCCATAAGCGAATTGTCTGGGTTGGCTACAGAGCAAAAGGTCATAATAGGCACCAGCGACGCTTTTTTAGCTAGCTTTGTGCCGCACTTGCTCCGTTCCTGCCGAAAATCACTTCCAAGCCTATCGATAGAAGTCATATCAGGATATAGCGAGCAAATATGGCGCTCTTATTCTGCTGGGGAAATTGATATTGCGTTGACCCAGAACTGCCCTGGGACTATCTCCAGTAGACTATTGTTGTCCTCTCCTATGGTGTGGATTGCACCAAACGAGCATTTTTGCTGGGAAGCAGAGCAATTAAAAATAGCGTGTTTCACCACGGGATGCTCTGATCGTTCATTAATAACGAGCGCGTTGGACAATTTCGGATTGGAGTATGAAGTAGCTTTCTCAGCATCGTCTCTGGCAGGCGTACTCTCAGCAGTGGAGCATAGCTTTGCCATATCGGCCATCCCACACATTGCTTTAGGGGAAGGCGTATCCATCTTGGATAACATTGGCACTCTCCCTAAGTTGGGTAACGTAGATATTTCCGTAGCAGCCAAATACACAAATTCTGGCGATCCCATTAGAGCTGTCGAAAGTGCAATAATCGAATTTTTCGCTGAAAAGGATGAAAGTAAGCAGTTATCACCCCATTTGCAACGGGACTCAGAAGTCAACGCAAAGCCACCATGGCGGATTTCTGTTAGGGGGTAA